CACAGGCGCCGCCAGCCCAGCACCACCAGGACGGCGGCCTCCAGCAGGCCGGCCAGTGCCACCGTCGCCTGCACCGCCCCGGCGGTGGACTGGTAAGCCGCCCGCAGGCTAAGCCGGCCCTGGCGCTGGTTGCCGGGCGCCCCGGCCGCCTCGAAGGTGGTGACCGCCGTCTCCTGGCGGCCGTCCTCCAGGGCCAGGGTCCAGCTCAGCTGCCAGGCACCCGGCATGGGCAACACGGCCCGGGCCTCCAGGGCCCCGGTGGCGCGGCCGGCAGGTGGACTCAAGGTGACCTGGTAAAGCCCCATGGGATGCTCCGGCATGTCCAGGCGCACGGCGCCACGGGCCAGGGCGGCCTGGCCCAGGGAGCGGGCCGAGAGGGTGACCTCGCCCCGGCCCCCGGGCTCGAGGGCCAGTTCCACCGGCACCCCGGCCACCTCCACCCGCCAGGTAACGGGCTCGGTGGCCGCGGCGGGCCGGTCGGCGGGCGGAAGCACCGCCAGGATCCCCGATGCCAGCAGCACCGCCAGGGCGGCCAGAGCCTCCGCCCGCACCAGCCGCCGCACGATGGCCGCCACACGCCGGGGCTCGCTGGCCGGCTCCAGGACGGCCCCACCGCCTTCGCCGGAGCGGCCCGCCGCGGCCCTCCGCTCCAGCCACGGCCGCAGGGCAAACAGGTTCACGGCCGCGATGGCCAGCACCACGGCGACCAGCAGCAGCTTGACCAGCAGGGCCTGGCCATAGGGGCTGCGGAGCAAGGCATCGGCCCCGTACAGGTTGCGCCGGGCCGCCAGGATGCCGCTGGTGGCAATGAGCAGCACGGCCAGGGCGCCCAGGTTGGAAAAGCGGCGGATCATCGGAGGCAGGAGGGCAAGGGCCGCGGGAACCCCTTGATCCGCGGGAGCGGAGGGATGGAGGGGAGCGTTGCCGGCGGGCGTGGCAGCGTCGGCGGCGGATGCAGATGGAACCGCCAGCTGGCCGAGCCGCTGCCAGTCCAGCAGAGCCAGGCGCAGCAGGCCGCCGATCCAAAAGGCCACCGCCACCACGTGGACGCCGTCGACCAGCAAGGCGCTGCCGCCCCGGATGCCGGCGTGGCTGTTCCAGACCACCGCTCCGGCGCCCGCCAGGCCAGGCAGGATCCACCACCGCCGGGGGGTGCCTGCCCGCGGCCAGCCCGCCGTCGCCAGGGCCGCGCCCACCACCCCCACCGCCGCCTGAACCAGGGCGGCGCGGCCCGTGCGGGTCGCGACAAAATAGCGACAGAGTATCTCCGGTCGCCCCCCGGTCACCTCCCAGGCGGCTATTAGCGCACCTACCAGGGCCCCCAGCGCCAGCACCAGCCCGCCCGCCACGGTGAGGGCCCGGCTGCGGCGCCAGTGGCCCGGACCGGCGATGGGGGCGACCTCCCCACGGAGGATCCAGCCGTCCAGCACGGCGGGACCGGCCAGACCCATCAAGCCCAGCAGGCCCACCCAGCGCACGATCCCCGCCGCCAGTTCGGGCAAACCCGACCCCTCCCGCGAACCTCCCGCTGGCCAGAGCTTGCTGGATCTGCCGGAGCTTTCGGAGCAGCCCCGCTGGCCTTCCCGTGGGCTCCTGCCAGATCTTCAGATCCAGGATCCAGCATCTCCTTGGGATTCGGCCTTTCGATCACCCGGCCACCCTGAGGCTCCAAGGGCCACGCTGAGGCCTCCAAGGCCCCTTCCGGCTACGCAACCGCGCCGGTCCGGCCCACCACCCGCCCTTACCGCGGGCGCCGGAGCACCGTCATCAACCCGACCGCCACCACGGCCACCAAGGCCACCACCGCAGCCCACAGCCAGGCCTGGGAACTCCCGTCCTGGGCCGGCGCCGGCTCCACCCCGGCCGGCGGCGTGGTGGCCCCGCCGGGTTCGTCCGGGCCGGGTGCCGGGGGCGCGGGTTGCTGGTCCGCCGTGCCCGACCCGGGCGAGGGGGCGGCGGCCACCACGGAGAAGGTCACGTCCCCTTCCACCGGATGACCGTCCTCGGAGAGCACCTTATAATGCAGGACGTACTGGCCGGCCGGCATGGAGCCCCGCACCTCGGCGCGCAGGGTCTCCCCTTCGGCTTCCACGGGCCCCAGTTCCACGGTCCCGCCACCCTGCCGGGTCAGCGTCAGTTCGCTAAACTCTGGTTCCACCGCTTCGGTGAAAATCAGCTCGATCTTCCGGGGCGCTTCCTGCAGCTGCGCCCCCGGCTCGGGAAAGCTCCCAACCAGGGCCGCGTGGGCCTCCGCCGGGGTCCAGCCGCCGGCACCGGAAGCCACCAGCACCGCTGCGAGGACCCCTCCAAGGAGGCTCGCCAGAAAGGCCGTTCGGACCAGCCGCCTCCAGTTCATGATCTTCCCTCCTGCCGTCGTCATGCCTGGTTCGCGCAGCACCGCTAGCGCCAAGGTCCCGTTTCGCCGCGGCGACTGTCGCCGGCCGGAGCTCGGCCGGCGGCCGGAACCTTGCCGCCACTCCCCGAGGGGGCGCGTGCCAGGCCGCGACCCGGACCCGGTACCGGTCGCCGCGGTAGCCGGCAGGGCCGCCCCAACTCGGGCATAGCACAACGGCCGTGGTGCCATCCATCGGGAGGGAATCCCATGGCCCGCATTGACTCAGGTGGATAACCGATCCCGCCCGTCCGGCGGTCCCTACCCCGCGGTCCCCGCCCGGCGGTCCCTGCCCGCAGTCCCCGGCCGGCAGCCCCGCCCCGCGGCCCACCCGATCGAGCCGGCGAGGGAGGCTACGGCACCGGTGGCGCTAGGGGCGAGGCTGTTTCGACCGGCGCTGGGACTGAATCCCAGCCAGCACCCCCAGCCACCCCACCACCAGCGCGCCCGCCATGGCGCCAAAGGCTCCCAGCGCCTGCCAGGGCAGAGCGGCCCGCGGCGCCACCTGCACCCGCACCGTCCGCGTCACCACCCGCTCGGGGCTGACCCGCGCCGCCAGCACCAGGGCGTACACGCCGGGTTCCGCATCCCGGGGCACGGTCAAGCGCAGCCGGGCCGCCGCCGGGCCGCGTTCTTCCCACACCGTCTCCCACCCCCGGGGCCGGTCGGCCACCTCCCAGGTCACGGGGCCGGAGGCGGGACCGCCCGTCTCGCCGCGGGCCGGCTGGACCAGGGTGGCGTTGACGGACGCCGTACCGGCCGGCACCAGATGGGTCGCCTCCACCCCAGCGGCCAGCTGGATCACCGGCCAGGCGCGAGGGTCGACCCGGCCCACGTAATCCCGGCCGTAAGCGGCAAACCAGATGGCGCCGTCCGGCCCGCGGGCGAGCCACTGCACCCACGACTGGGGCTCGGCAGCCGGCAGCTGGAAGAGCTCCAGCGTGCTGCTGGCGGGGTCGATGCGGGCCAGGGCGTTGCCGGTGTGCAGGGCGGCCCAGAGTCGCCCCTGCCCGTCCCACTCCAGGTCGTTGGGCCGGGTGGCCTGGATCTCTTCGCCCGGGGGCGCCGGCGGCGTGAGCAGGGGAACCCAGGCCTGGGTCGTGGCGTCGAGGCGGCCGATGGTGCGGCCGCCGTGCTCGGTGACCCAGACGCCCTCCCCCCCGGGCGTCACCGCCAGCCCCGCAGGCCCCGCCACATCGGGGGGAAGGGCAAAGGTTGCCCACGTCCCGTCGCGGGGGTCAAACCGGTACACCGTGCCGGTGCGGGGGCTCACGGTCCAGAGGCGGCCGGCTTCGTCCCGGGCCAGATCCCAGGTGGAGGGCCACGGGTAGTCCGGCAGGGGAAGGGTGGCCACGGCGACGCGGCCGGTGGCGGGGTCGAGGCGGCCCAGCCGGTTGCCCTGAAACTGCAGCAGCCAGACGGCATCGCCGGCCGGCAGCACCGCAGCCGCGCCGGCAAAGGGCAGGGGGTAGGCCTGCCAGTGGCCGCCGCTCCCGCTTGTCGCATTCGGGACGAACCGCCAGACGGTGGCGGCCGGATCCCGTCCGAAGTCGTTGTCGGTGAGCCACAGGGAGCCGTCCGCGGCGGCGGCCAGGCGCGCCGGCTGGCGCACCGCTCGGGGCAGGTCGGCAAACCGCCAGCGGCCGGTCGCCGGGTCCAGGCCGCCCAGGCGCCGGGAACCAGTCAGGGTCACCCACACCGTACCGTCGGGCGCCACGGCCACGGCCCAGGGCTTGCTTCCGGGCGGCAAGGGATAGCGGTCGAACCAGCCGGCTCCGCCCGCGGCGGCCCCGGCCGGCCGCCCCGCCCCCGTCACGCCGGCCAGCAGGGCCAGGACCAGCAGGGTCGCCCAAAAGCCCCGCCCATGGGCCCGCTGTCCGGTGGGTTCCACCGGCGTCGCCCCTTCCATGCCAGGGGACACAGCCCCAAGAGGCGCAGCCCGCCCCCCCGCTACCTGGCGGCGGCCCGCCGGCCCAGCATCCATTCCCATCACCCCCGCCCCAGCCAAGGGTACCCGTCCGCTCGTGTCTAACCTGCCAAAAAGAAAGGGCGCCGCACCATGGTGCGGCGCCCGCTGCTTTCCGGTGCAGGAGCTTACAGAACGATGACGTTCTGTGCCTTGGGGCCCTTCTCACCCTCGACTACGTCGAAGGTGACCTTCTGGCCCTCCTCCAGCGTCCGGTAACCGGCTCCGACGATCGCGGAGAAGTGGACGAACACGTCGCCCTGGCCGTCATCGCGGGTGATGAACCCGTAACCCTTCTCCGCATTGAACCACTTGACTGTCCCGGTCAAACCGCGGATACCTCCGTACTGATGTGAGACTCGCTAGCCGGGATTGCTCCCAGGACCCCGCTACCGGCCAGTGGGTGCCGGCCCCCACTGCCCCGCGCGCCGGTCCAGGTCGCGACGGTGAAGCCCGATCGTCGTGACCGGCCTACCGAACGGCTAACTGGTCGTAGTTTACCACACCCACGACCCGCGCACTACACATTTTTTTGGTCCCCGCGCACCGTACCGGCATCACCGGCGGCCCTCCCCCGCGAGCGGCTCCCCCATGGGTGGCCGTCCCCACGGGCTGCCGCCCCCGCGGGCCGGCGGCCGCGCGTCACCGGCGGGAACCCGCCAGGGGATGCAGCGGCATGCCGCCCAGCACCCGCGCCACCAGGGAGGCGCCCCCGATCCGGTACAGGTACCGCCAGAGGGTGGCCGATTTCAGCACCCGCGCCGCATGGCCCGTGACCCGGTACCCGTTGCGCAAGAGACCCACCCCATCCCGGCGGCCCAGGCTGATCACGGTCCCCAGCAGGTGGGGCGTGAAGGGCTCCACGGGCTGCCCGCGCAGGCGGCGCGCCAGCGCGCGCCCCAGATACTCGCCCTGCTGCAGGGCCACTTGGGCCGTGGGCGGAAGGGGGCGGCCGTCCTCGCCGGGGAAGGCCGCCGCGTCTCCCGCCAGGTAGACGCCGGCGAAGCCGCGGGCCTGCAAGTCCGGCCCCACCAGCGCGCGGCCCCGCCGGTCCACCTCAAAGCCCGCCTGTTCCACCAGGCGGTGGGCGCGGACTCCTCCCGTCCAGATCACCGTGCCCGCTTCCAGCCGCCGGCCGTCGGCCAGCACCACGTGGCGCGGGGTGACCTCCTGGATGGGCGTGCCGGTGATCACCCGCACCCCGGCCTTCTCCAGAAAGCGGGTGACGTAGCGGACCAGGGGCGGGTCGAACCCCGGTAGCAACGCCGGCGCCGCCTCCACGAGGAAGATCTCGATGGCGCCCGGCGCCACCCCCGTCTCCCGGGCCAGGTCGACCCTCGCCTCGGCCAGCTCGGCGGCCAGTTCGACCCCGGTGTAGCCGCCCCCGCCGATGACGATGCGCCGGCCTTCGGGGCCCAGATCACCCGCGGCGTAACGCGCCAGGCGCTGCTCCACCGTGCTGCGGATGACCGGGCCCGAAGACAGGTCGCGCACCGTCAAGGCGCGCTCCTCCAGCCCGGCGATGCCGAAGAAGAGGGGCTCGCTGCCCACGGCCACCACCAGCAGATCGGCCTCCAGGCGGCGGACGGCGCCGGTGGCCCGGTCTTCCACATCCACCGCCCGCCGCCCGGGATCGACGGCTACCGCCCGGCCCAGCCACAGGGCCACGTTGGGGGGCAGGTAAGGTGCCAGGGGCAGGGCGATGCGCTCCCGCAGGCGCGGGCGCGCCACAGGCTCGTGCAGCAGTGTTGTAAAGTAGTGATACGGATAGGGGTTGACCAGGGTTACCCGCGCCGGGGCCGCCCGCAACCCGCGGGCCACGGCGAATCCGGCGTAACCCGCACCCAGGATCACCACATGGGGTGGGCCGTTACGGGAGGCCCCGGCCGGGCCCCGCGCCTGGTCGACCACGGCAGTCCCTCCTCAGGGGTTAGGGTGTCCAGCCCGCGGCCCCGCCCCCGGAAAGGGGTTTCCCATGGCGGAAGTCACCGTCACCATCCAGCATCCCACGGGCCTGCACGCCCGTCCCGCGGCCCTTTTCGTCCAGACCGCCAGCCGCTTCCGCAGCCGGATCGAGGTCACGGCCAACGGCAAGACCGTGAACGCCAAGAGCATGATGGCCATCCTGAGCCTGGGGGCGCGCCAGGGCACCACCCTGACCCTGCGGGCGGAGGGCGAGGACGCGGCCGACGCCCTGGCGGCCCTGAAGGAACTGGTGGAAACCAACTTCGGCGAAGGGTCGTGATCCCGTGCAGGACGAACGGGCCACACCGGCTACCCCCCAACCCCCCGGCGCGCCCGATCCGTCCACGCCGGGCCCGGCGGCGCCCGGTGAAGGCCCGCAGGCGGCTGGAGCCGTGGCGGGCGGTGCGCCGGCGCCAGGCGAGCGGGTGATCGAGGGCATTGCCGCCGCGCCCGGGCTGGCGCTGGGCCCGGCCTGGGTCTACCGGCCGCCCGACCTGACGGTGCCGCCGCCGGCGGGCCCCGTCGACCCGGAGGCGGAAACGGCCCGGTGGGAAGCGGCCCGGCGCCAGGTGCGGGAGCACCTGGACCGGCTGGCCGCCCGGGCGCGGGAGCAGGCGGGGGAGGACGAGGCGGCCATCTTCGCCGCCCACCAGCTGCTGGTCGACGACCCCGAACTGGACGGCCAGGTGCGCCAGGCCATCGCCGGCGGCAGCACGGCGGAAGCGGCCGTGGCCCGCGCCACCGAGGACTTCGCCCGGATGCTCGAGCAACTCGACGACGAGTACCTGCGGGGCCGGGCCACCGACATCCGGGACGTGGGGCGCCAGCTTCTGGCCGCCTTGCTGGGCGCTTCCTTGGACCTGACACCGGACGAGCCCAGCGTCATCGTGGCCCACGATCTGGTACCGTCGGACACCGCCCGCTGGCCCCGGGAAAAGGTGCTGGGGCTCGTGACGGAAGCCGGCGGCGCCACCTCCCACGTGGCGATCCTGGCCCGGGGCGCCGGGGTACCAGCGGTGGCCGGCGCGGCCGGAGCCATGGCGGCGGTTCGGCCCGGCCAGCCGGTGGTGGTCGACGGCACGGCGGGCCGGGTCGTCCTCGACCCCAGCCCCCAGCGCCGCCAGGTGGTAGAACAGGCCCTGGCCGAGCAGGCCCGGCGGGCCCGGACCCTGGCCGCCCTGCGGGACCTGCCGGCCGTCACCCCCGACGGCCGGCGGGTGGAGCTGGCCGTCAACATCGGCAGGCCCGAGGACATTGCCGCAGCGGAGCCCTTCGGCCCGGAGGGCGTGGGCCTCTTCCGCACTGAGTTCCTGTTCCTCGACCGGTCCGAGCCGCCGGGAGAGGAGGAGCAATGGCAGGCCTACGTGACCGCGGTGCGGGCCCTGGGCGGGCGCCGCCTGGTGCTCCGTACCCTGGACGTGGGCGCCGACAAGCGGCTGCCCTTCATCGACTGGCCCGAGGAGATGAACCCGGCCCTGGGCTGGCGCGGGGCACGGCTGGGGCTGGAACGGCCGGACCTGCTGCAGGCCCAGCTGCGGGCCGTGCTGCGGGCGGCCGCCGAGGGGCCGGTCAGCGTGATGTTCCCCATGGTGACCACCCTGGAGGAGGTCCGGCGCCTGCGCCAGGCGGTCCAGGAGGCGTCGGCCGGCCTGGAGCGGCAAGGCGTCGCCCACGGCCCGGTGGAAGTGGGGATCATGATCGAGGTGCCGGCGGCTGCCCTGGCGGCCCGTACCCTGGCCGGGGCCGTGGACTTCTTCTCCATCGGCACCAACGACCTCACCCAGTACACCCTGGCCGTCGACCGGACCAGCCGGCAGGTGGCCGGGCTGTACGATCCCCTCCACCCGGCGGTGCTGCGCCTGATCCTGGAGGTGGGTCGCGCCGCCGAGGCGGCGGGCATCTGGGCCGGCGTGTGCGGCGAGCTGGGCGGCGAGCCCCTGGCGGCGCCCTTCCTGCTGGGTGCCGGCATGACCGAGCTCAGCATGCACGCCCGCGCCCTGCCGGAGGTCAAGCAGGTGATCCGGGCCGTGCGCTACGCCGACGCCCGGTTGCTGGCGGAAGAGGTGGTCACCCTGCCCGATGGCGACGCGGTGCGCCGGCACCTGCGGGCCTTTCTGGCCGGGGTGGGGATCGAACCGGCCCTTTGAACGGGGGTGATCGAGGTGGCTATCCGGCGCGTGGTGATCGCCGGCGGCGGCTGGGGCGGTATCAAGGCGGCCCTGGAACTGCGCCGCCGCCTGGACCCGGCCGACGAGGTGGTCCTGGTCGACCCCAACCCCACCTTCCGGCTGGGGTTCCGCAAGATCTGGCTGCTGGTGGGCAAGACCCGGCCCGACGAGGCCACCCGCTCCAAGCATGCCCTCAACGACCGGGGCGTTCGCTACCTTCAGGCCCGCGTCACGGCCATCGCCCCCGAGGAGCGCTGGGTGGAGGTGGAACCGGCGGGCGGGCCGGGGTCCGGGGACCGCCGCAGGCTGGAGTGGGATTACCTGGTGGTCGCCCTGGGCGCCCAGCCCCGGCCGGACCTGGTGCCAGGGCTGGTCGAGGCCCCCGGCGCCTTCAACTTGTATGATCCGGAGGGCGCCCTGGCCGCCGGCCGCCGGCTGGCCACCATGACCGGCGGGCGGGTGGTGGTCGCCATCCTGGGAGTGCCCTACAAGTGCCCGCCGGCCCCCTACGAGGCGGCCCTGCTGGTCGACGAGGCCCTCCGCGGCCGCG
This is a stretch of genomic DNA from Thermaerobacter sp. PB12/4term. It encodes these proteins:
- a CDS encoding NAD(P)/FAD-dependent oxidoreductase — encoded protein: MVDQARGPAGASRNGPPHVVILGAGYAGFAVARGLRAAPARVTLVNPYPYHYFTTLLHEPVARPRLRERIALPLAPYLPPNVALWLGRAVAVDPGRRAVDVEDRATGAVRRLEADLLVVAVGSEPLFFGIAGLEERALTVRDLSSGPVIRSTVEQRLARYAAGDLGPEGRRIVIGGGGYTGVELAAELAEARVDLARETGVAPGAIEIFLVEAAPALLPGFDPPLVRYVTRFLEKAGVRVITGTPIQEVTPRHVVLADGRRLEAGTVIWTGGVRAHRLVEQAGFEVDRRGRALVGPDLQARGFAGVYLAGDAAAFPGEDGRPLPPTAQVALQQGEYLGRALARRLRGQPVEPFTPHLLGTVISLGRRDGVGLLRNGYRVTGHAARVLKSATLWRYLYRIGGASLVARVLGGMPLHPLAGSRR
- a CDS encoding HPr family phosphocarrier protein, with amino-acid sequence MAEVTVTIQHPTGLHARPAALFVQTASRFRSRIEVTANGKTVNAKSMMAILSLGARQGTTLTLRAEGEDAADALAALKELVETNFGEGS
- the ptsP gene encoding phosphoenolpyruvate--protein phosphotransferase, with product MAGGAPAPGERVIEGIAAAPGLALGPAWVYRPPDLTVPPPAGPVDPEAETARWEAARRQVREHLDRLAARAREQAGEDEAAIFAAHQLLVDDPELDGQVRQAIAGGSTAEAAVARATEDFARMLEQLDDEYLRGRATDIRDVGRQLLAALLGASLDLTPDEPSVIVAHDLVPSDTARWPREKVLGLVTEAGGATSHVAILARGAGVPAVAGAAGAMAAVRPGQPVVVDGTAGRVVLDPSPQRRQVVEQALAEQARRARTLAALRDLPAVTPDGRRVELAVNIGRPEDIAAAEPFGPEGVGLFRTEFLFLDRSEPPGEEEQWQAYVTAVRALGGRRLVLRTLDVGADKRLPFIDWPEEMNPALGWRGARLGLERPDLLQAQLRAVLRAAAEGPVSVMFPMVTTLEEVRRLRQAVQEASAGLERQGVAHGPVEVGIMIEVPAAALAARTLAGAVDFFSIGTNDLTQYTLAVDRTSRQVAGLYDPLHPAVLRLILEVGRAAEAAGIWAGVCGELGGEPLAAPFLLGAGMTELSMHARALPEVKQVIRAVRYADARLLAEEVVTLPDGDAVRRHLRAFLAGVGIEPAL
- a CDS encoding cold-shock protein, producing MTGTVKWFNAEKGYGFITRDDGQGDVFVHFSAIVGAGYRTLEEGQKVTFDVVEGEKGPKAQNVIVL
- a CDS encoding CopD family protein, whose product is MPELAAGIVRWVGLLGLMGLAGPAVLDGWILRGEVAPIAGPGHWRRSRALTVAGGLVLALGALVGALIAAWEVTGGRPEILCRYFVATRTGRAALVQAAVGVVGAALATAGWPRAGTPRRWWILPGLAGAGAVVWNSHAGIRGGSALLVDGVHVVAVAFWIGGLLRLALLDWQRLGQLAVPSASAADAATPAGNAPLHPSAPADQGVPAALALLPPMIRRFSNLGALAVLLIATSGILAARRNLYGADALLRSPYGQALLVKLLLVAVVLAIAAVNLFALRPWLERRAAAGRSGEGGGAVLEPASEPRRVAAIVRRLVRAEALAALAVLLASGILAVLPPADRPAAATEPVTWRVEVAGVPVELALEPGGRGEVTLSARSLGQAALARGAVRLDMPEHPMGLYQVTLSPPAGRATGALEARAVLPMPGAWQLSWTLALEDGRQETAVTTFEAAGAPGNQRQGRLSLRAAYQSTAGAVQATVALAGLLEAAVLVVLGWRRLWPIPFAAGLIALGAGAWLLGQVAWIDAYPTTDVPNPLPSTPAVVERGRQVFATHCAACHGPEGRGDGPAAAGMLPPPADLTGVHTRQHTDGDLYWWITHGIDGTAMPAFGDVLTEEERWAVIRFIRQLGR
- a CDS encoding SMP-30/gluconolactonase/LRE family protein, with amino-acid sequence MEPTGQRAHGRGFWATLLVLALLAGVTGAGRPAGAAAGGAGWFDRYPLPPGSKPWAVAVAPDGTVWVTLTGSRRLGGLDPATGRWRFADLPRAVRQPARLAAAADGSLWLTDNDFGRDPAATVWRFVPNATSGSGGHWQAYPLPFAGAAAVLPAGDAVWLLQFQGNRLGRLDPATGRVAVATLPLPDYPWPSTWDLARDEAGRLWTVSPRTGTVYRFDPRDGTWATFALPPDVAGPAGLAVTPGGEGVWVTEHGGRTIGRLDATTQAWVPLLTPPAPPGEEIQATRPNDLEWDGQGRLWAALHTGNALARIDPASSTLELFQLPAAEPQSWVQWLARGPDGAIWFAAYGRDYVGRVDPRAWPVIQLAAGVEATHLVPAGTASVNATLVQPARGETGGPASGPVTWEVADRPRGWETVWEERGPAAARLRLTVPRDAEPGVYALVLAARVSPERVVTRTVRVQVAPRAALPWQALGAFGAMAGALVVGWLGVLAGIQSQRRSKQPRP
- a CDS encoding copper resistance protein CopC — encoded protein: MNWRRLVRTAFLASLLGGVLAAVLVASGAGGWTPAEAHAALVGSFPEPGAQLQEAPRKIELIFTEAVEPEFSELTLTRQGGGTVELGPVEAEGETLRAEVRGSMPAGQYVLHYKVLSEDGHPVEGDVTFSVVAAAPSPGSGTADQQPAPPAPGPDEPGGATTPPAGVEPAPAQDGSSQAWLWAAVVALVAVVAVGLMTVLRRPR